The Nitrosopumilus cobalaminigenes genome contains a region encoding:
- the cofH gene encoding 5-amino-6-(D-ribitylamino)uracil--L-tyrosine 4-hydroxyphenyl transferase CofH gives MTINIDSLFKNADPVVANILNNALSEKEISSEEGLELFKVNGIDFHLVGLVADELRRRRVGDTVSYVVNRNINFTNVCIKQCGFCAFSRDFREEEGYFLPNEEIVRRAKEAHQLGATEVCIQAGLPPDMEGDLYEKICSDIKKEIPDIHIHGFSPEEILYGATRSNVSIPEFLKRMKEAGVDTLPGTSAEILDQKLRDKISPGRISVEDWETVIKSAHKMGINTTSTMMFGHLETLEDRVKHIARLREIQKETGGFTEFVPLNFIHTEAPMYKHELHEGIRQGGSGNDVLLTHAVSRIMLNNSIDNLQMSWVKEGQKMSQLLLMWGANDFGGTLINESISTSAGSEYGQLLKPKEIRRMVKEIGRVPAERNTHYEILKRFDGDEEVEDKLDTVTNSQFGSYVELIKINKFNYTNPRKQ, from the coding sequence ATGACAATCAACATAGATTCACTTTTCAAAAATGCCGATCCTGTAGTAGCAAATATTCTCAATAACGCATTATCTGAAAAAGAGATATCATCTGAGGAAGGATTAGAATTATTCAAAGTCAACGGAATTGATTTCCACCTAGTAGGTCTAGTTGCAGACGAACTAAGAAGAAGAAGGGTAGGAGACACAGTATCATATGTAGTTAATAGAAATATCAATTTCACAAATGTCTGCATCAAACAATGTGGTTTTTGTGCATTTAGTAGAGACTTTAGAGAAGAAGAAGGATATTTCCTACCTAATGAAGAGATTGTACGCAGAGCAAAAGAGGCGCATCAGTTAGGAGCAACTGAAGTCTGCATTCAAGCAGGACTCCCACCAGACATGGAAGGAGATTTGTATGAGAAAATTTGCAGTGACATCAAAAAAGAGATTCCAGATATTCACATTCATGGATTTTCCCCTGAAGAAATTCTATATGGTGCCACTCGCTCCAATGTTTCAATTCCAGAATTTTTGAAAAGAATGAAAGAAGCAGGAGTCGATACACTTCCAGGAACATCAGCTGAGATTCTAGATCAAAAATTAAGAGACAAGATTTCGCCAGGAAGGATTAGCGTAGAGGATTGGGAGACAGTTATCAAAAGTGCCCACAAAATGGGAATCAATACAACCTCAACTATGATGTTTGGACATTTAGAAACACTGGAAGATAGAGTAAAACACATTGCAAGACTAAGGGAAATTCAGAAAGAAACAGGAGGATTTACAGAATTTGTTCCGTTGAACTTCATCCATACTGAAGCACCAATGTACAAACATGAACTACATGAAGGAATAAGACAAGGTGGAAGTGGAAATGATGTTTTACTTACCCACGCAGTCTCTAGAATAATGCTGAACAATTCCATAGATAATTTACAAATGTCATGGGTTAAGGAAGGGCAAAAAATGTCACAGCTTTTGCTAATGTGGGGTGCAAATGACTTTGGAGGAACTCTAATCAACGAAAGCATCTCAACTTCTGCGGGTTCAGAATACGGTCAATTACTAAAGCCTAAAGAAATTAGAAGAATGGTAAAAGAAATCGGAAGGGTACCAGCTGAGAGAAACACACACTATGAAATTCTAAAAAGATTTGATGGCGATGAAGAAGTCGAAGACAAGCTTGATACAGTTACAAATTCACAGTTTGGATCATATGTAGAATTGATAAAAATAAACAAATTCAATTATACAAATCCTAGGAAACAATAA
- a CDS encoding TldD/PmbA family protein yields the protein MSALEKALSHSKKIGIDECDIVNVKKKITTVRITDSEIAEIKQNFDESFGIRLIQNKKITSLETTNEEEIEQTIDNAAKALMNLKPREFWGGLPHKVEQKTLEGTFDEKLDQISGSKSMDIAQSMINSANNEKINTITGSLNIVSENFELVNSNGLNFNDKATYISGIINAESELGEISVSGIGHASGRTLANFSSEQIGIDAKTMCVESINPQKIDSDTYSIIFEPYSVGELLAFVVAANFNFKTFREKKSCFSNNFEKKIAVNEFSLVDDPHTPEGIGTKSIDDEGIETRKKSLIEKGVFKNTYSNLFDSYKESAESTGNASRPGSPMGRSAEPIPMSAPHNLKVIPGDQSQDEMIKNTKHGILVGRLWYTYAVNPIRGDFSCTARSGIRIIKNGEIIGPGKSVRIIHNLPTMMKNISAIGNNQRNVIQWASLPSITPSIKAENIAVNSI from the coding sequence TTGTCAGCCTTAGAAAAGGCACTCAGTCATTCAAAGAAAATAGGAATAGATGAATGCGATATTGTTAATGTAAAGAAAAAAATCACAACTGTAAGAATAACAGATTCAGAAATTGCAGAAATTAAACAGAATTTTGATGAGAGTTTTGGAATTAGATTAATTCAAAATAAAAAAATCACATCATTGGAAACAACAAACGAAGAAGAGATAGAGCAAACAATCGATAATGCGGCAAAGGCATTGATGAATCTTAAACCAAGAGAGTTTTGGGGAGGATTGCCACACAAAGTAGAACAAAAAACTCTAGAAGGCACGTTTGATGAGAAGCTAGATCAGATTTCAGGCTCCAAGAGTATGGATATCGCACAAAGTATGATTAATTCAGCCAATAATGAAAAAATCAATACGATTACAGGATCGCTAAATATTGTATCAGAGAATTTTGAGTTGGTGAATTCAAATGGATTAAATTTCAATGATAAAGCCACATACATTTCAGGAATAATTAATGCAGAATCCGAACTAGGAGAAATCTCCGTATCAGGAATAGGACATGCAAGTGGACGAACATTGGCAAACTTTTCTTCAGAACAAATAGGAATTGACGCTAAAACAATGTGTGTAGAATCAATAAACCCACAAAAAATAGATTCAGATACATATTCTATAATTTTTGAACCATATTCAGTTGGAGAATTATTGGCATTTGTAGTTGCTGCAAATTTCAATTTTAAAACATTTAGAGAAAAGAAAAGTTGCTTTTCAAATAATTTTGAAAAAAAGATTGCAGTAAATGAATTTAGTTTGGTTGATGACCCACATACTCCAGAAGGAATTGGAACAAAGTCAATAGATGACGAAGGAATTGAAACTAGGAAAAAGAGTCTAATAGAGAAAGGCGTTTTCAAAAATACGTATTCTAATCTCTTTGATAGTTACAAAGAAAGTGCAGAGTCAACAGGCAATGCATCACGACCAGGTTCACCAATGGGAAGAAGTGCAGAACCAATTCCAATGTCAGCCCCACACAATCTCAAAGTTATTCCAGGAGACCAATCTCAAGACGAGATGATAAAAAATACAAAACACGGAATATTGGTGGGGAGATTATGGTATACGTATGCGGTAAATCCAATCAGAGGGGATTTTTCATGTACTGCAAGAAGTGGGATTAGAATTATCAAAAACGGAGAGATAATTGGTCCAGGCAAATCAGTTAGAATAATTCATAACTTGCCAACAATGATGAAAAATATTTCAGCCATTGGAAATAATCAAAGAAACGTCATCCAGTGGGCATCTCTGCCATCAATTACACCATCAATAAAGGCAGAAAATATTGCAGTAAATTCCATCTAA
- a CDS encoding calcium/sodium antiporter has product MEIAISAVLTVVGLVMLCFGGNWLVSGGVAIARKFRISNLVIGMTIVAYGTSTPELAASVAAAGEHSAIILGNIIGSNIANVGMVIGVAAIMVPLAVSKSTLRKDIPIMLGVSFLLVLLSLDGEISQYDGIILLAGLGVFAYYTLRDAMKQRAKNKKENNVEIEQGNNNLYLKSAGLIGIGIVLLYVGAILTVDNAVVLAKEFGLSEKIIGLTVIAIGTSLPELITSIIAIRKGHADIGVGNIIGSNIYNILMIMGVGAALGGVMVGADVYVDYAIMIVFSLSLLIAMKTGIIGRAMGIALTIGYVSYLIVTFFK; this is encoded by the coding sequence GTGGAAATTGCAATAAGTGCTGTATTGACTGTAGTTGGATTAGTTATGTTGTGTTTTGGTGGTAACTGGCTAGTTAGCGGCGGTGTGGCAATTGCAAGAAAGTTTCGTATCAGTAACTTGGTAATTGGAATGACTATTGTAGCATATGGTACATCAACTCCTGAACTTGCAGCAAGTGTTGCAGCAGCTGGAGAGCATAGTGCAATAATTCTTGGAAATATTATTGGAAGCAACATTGCAAATGTTGGAATGGTTATTGGCGTTGCAGCAATTATGGTTCCACTTGCAGTAAGCAAGTCTACATTACGAAAAGACATTCCAATTATGCTTGGCGTTTCATTTTTACTGGTTTTGTTATCTCTTGATGGAGAAATTTCTCAATATGATGGCATAATACTACTTGCTGGTTTGGGTGTATTTGCATATTATACATTAAGGGACGCAATGAAACAAAGAGCCAAAAACAAGAAAGAAAATAATGTAGAAATTGAACAAGGGAATAATAATCTCTATCTAAAATCTGCAGGACTAATTGGAATTGGTATTGTTTTGTTGTATGTTGGTGCAATACTTACAGTTGACAATGCAGTAGTTTTAGCAAAAGAGTTTGGATTGTCAGAAAAAATAATTGGCTTAACTGTAATTGCAATTGGAACCTCCCTTCCAGAATTAATTACATCAATTATTGCAATTAGAAAAGGCCATGCAGATATTGGAGTTGGAAATATTATTGGAAGTAACATTTACAATATTTTGATGATCATGGGAGTTGGTGCGGCGCTAGGTGGAGTGATGGTTGGTGCTGATGTCTATGTAGATTATGCAATCATGATTGTTTTCAGTCTATCCTTATTGATTGCGATGAAAACTGGAATTATTGGCAGAGCCATGGGCATTGCTCTGACGATAGGCTATGTTTCATACTTGATAGTCACGTTTTTCAAGTAA
- a CDS encoding universal stress protein, producing the protein MPFRKVAVAIITPRHTKTSFDLGLEMAKKFDSELTVIECMYKTPPKFYFFETKSDKKTTQNQTAKLKAELETWKNLAQKQGVPIKTKLALTDNISHWVIDYVKDNKIDLLIVDYPKLSMEEITLFDDIINVIHHKSHCHLLTTKSL; encoded by the coding sequence ATGCCCTTTCGTAAAGTTGCTGTCGCAATTATCACTCCTAGACATACCAAGACTTCTTTTGACCTTGGTCTTGAGATGGCTAAGAAATTTGACTCTGAATTAACTGTTATAGAATGTATGTATAAGACACCCCCAAAATTTTATTTCTTTGAAACAAAGTCTGATAAAAAAACTACCCAAAATCAGACGGCCAAACTCAAAGCAGAATTGGAGACTTGGAAGAATCTTGCCCAAAAACAAGGAGTTCCAATTAAAACAAAATTGGCATTAACTGACAATATCTCACATTGGGTAATTGATTATGTAAAAGATAACAAGATTGACTTGTTAATTGTGGATTATCCAAAATTATCTATGGAAGAAATTACTTTGTTTGATGATATCATAAATGTGATTCATCACAAATCACACTGTCATCTTTTAACAACAAAATCTCTTTGA
- a CDS encoding proteasome assembly chaperone family protein has protein sequence MQKEFPEAEVFEIKKTELKSPIIFAGFVGAGLVGPVSINHIISELEMGEIAVMRSKYLPPSTVFMRGRLRHPFRFYANKEGTVCAIICEITLRMEGLYSLVSSILDWAAQKGSKEIVILDGVASTEHDDKAYCAAEEDLVRTMADKDISMIPQGFITGIPGGILNECLVREIQGLTLLAKANKEAPDSAAAATLIEALNRFYDMKIDTTELKKESDRIHSEFSELSQKYAEHREEITGMYM, from the coding sequence GTGCAAAAAGAATTTCCCGAAGCTGAAGTCTTTGAAATTAAAAAGACAGAATTAAAGAGTCCGATAATATTTGCAGGATTTGTAGGAGCAGGATTGGTCGGACCAGTTTCAATCAATCATATTATTTCAGAATTAGAGATGGGAGAAATTGCAGTCATGAGATCAAAATATCTTCCACCGTCAACTGTTTTCATGAGAGGCAGATTACGACATCCTTTCCGATTTTATGCAAACAAGGAAGGAACAGTTTGCGCAATTATTTGTGAGATAACATTGAGAATGGAGGGACTGTACTCATTGGTATCTTCCATTTTAGACTGGGCAGCACAAAAGGGCTCTAAAGAAATTGTGATTTTAGATGGAGTTGCAAGTACTGAACATGATGACAAAGCATACTGTGCAGCTGAAGAAGACCTAGTTAGAACAATGGCGGACAAAGACATCAGCATGATTCCCCAGGGATTCATCACAGGTATTCCTGGAGGCATACTAAATGAATGCCTGGTTAGAGAAATTCAAGGATTAACACTGTTGGCCAAAGCAAACAAAGAAGCTCCAGATTCGGCAGCTGCTGCCACATTGATTGAGGCATTAAATCGATTTTATGACATGAAGATAGACACAACTGAACTCAAAAAAGAAAGTGATAGGATTCATTCGGAATTCAGTGAATTATCTCAGAAATATGCAGAGCATAGAGAAGAGATAACTGGCATGTACATGTGA
- the purM gene encoding phosphoribosylformylglycinamidine cyclo-ligase, translating into MALTYKKAGVDISKIKQSQKAIGKLISSTHKLQKKAKMTHGFGHYAGIVEIPGGKLLATHTDGVGTKVVIANMMKKYNTIGIDCVAMNVNDIICIGATPISFVDYIAANKNDVLIFKKIVEGLVTGAKKSAMPIVGGETAIMPDVIEGKGFAFDLAGMVVGMLEKKEMVLGNKIKAGDIIIGVNSSGIHSNGYSLARKALLTKYSVKDKVKGVGVIGDALLKPTEIYTKPVLEINQKCKINGFAHITGGAFTKLLRLKNIGYDIDSLPKIPPIMGLVEEQGVKPEEMYKTFNMGVGFCVVAPKDQATRIKSIFKKHKISSQEIGQIISKKGVFVNSTKIA; encoded by the coding sequence ATGGCCTTAACCTACAAAAAAGCAGGTGTAGACATTTCTAAAATTAAACAAAGTCAAAAAGCAATTGGAAAATTAATTTCATCAACTCACAAGCTGCAAAAGAAAGCCAAGATGACACATGGATTTGGTCATTATGCAGGAATTGTAGAAATCCCAGGAGGAAAACTTTTAGCTACACACACTGATGGTGTTGGAACCAAAGTTGTGATTGCAAATATGATGAAAAAATACAACACAATAGGAATTGATTGTGTTGCAATGAATGTTAATGATATAATCTGTATTGGTGCAACACCAATTTCATTTGTAGATTACATTGCTGCAAACAAAAATGATGTGTTGATTTTCAAAAAAATTGTGGAAGGTTTGGTAACAGGTGCAAAAAAATCAGCAATGCCAATTGTTGGCGGGGAAACTGCCATCATGCCAGATGTAATTGAAGGTAAAGGATTTGCATTTGATTTGGCAGGAATGGTTGTAGGGATGTTAGAGAAAAAAGAAATGGTTTTAGGAAATAAAATCAAAGCAGGTGATATAATCATTGGAGTAAACAGTTCAGGAATCCATTCAAACGGATATTCTCTTGCAAGAAAGGCATTATTAACAAAATATTCTGTCAAAGACAAAGTCAAAGGTGTAGGAGTAATAGGCGACGCATTACTCAAACCAACTGAAATTTATACAAAACCAGTTCTAGAGATTAATCAAAAATGTAAGATCAACGGATTTGCCCACATTACAGGGGGAGCATTTACCAAATTATTACGCCTGAAAAACATAGGATACGATATTGATTCACTTCCAAAAATCCCACCAATCATGGGACTAGTAGAGGAACAAGGAGTAAAGCCTGAAGAAATGTACAAGACGTTTAACATGGGTGTAGGATTCTGCGTGGTTGCACCTAAAGATCAAGCAACAAGAATCAAATCAATTTTCAAAAAGCACAAGATCTCAAGTCAGGAAATAGGACAGATCATTTCCAAGAAAGGAGTTTTTGTAAATTCTACAAAAATTGCTTAA